The genomic stretch ATCATTCCTGTGGTCCTCCTTGATCCTAGGCACGAACACCTTGAGCACACCGTTCTTCATCTCCGCCTTGATCTCATCCGTCTTGTACAGCTTCTCCGGCAGATCGATCCTGCTTGTATACCTCCTCCCACTCTCATCCTCCTCGCTCTCTTGCTTCCCCTCGCCTCTAATTATCAGCCTGTTCTGCTCCACCGACACCTTCACGTCCTCCTTCCCTAATCCTGGCATGTCCACACGCAGCTGCAGTCCCTCCTCCGTCTCCCTCGCGTCCCAGCTCCTCCTACCGCCTCCACTCACCGGCGACTCCATCATCTGGTCCATCACGTTCAGAATCTGGCTCAGACTGCTCCTCCTTGGGAACGGACTCAGCACATCTGCCAAGCCGAAGGGGGAGAAGACGCGGCGGTTGATATCGGCGTCGTGGTCGTACTCGCGTACGGCGTTGGTGTTGAAGAAGCGGCGAGAGGATGCGGCGGGGCGGAGCGACCTGGAAGAAGAGAGGAGCCTTTTCAGAGCCAAAGAGGAAGCCATTGTTTCAGAAGGCTAAAGATGACTGAGATTGCTTGGGAATTGTTTTCAAGTCGTGTGGTGCAGTGAATCTCAGCCTTTATAGTGAGGAGGAAGATGCATTGGTGGCATCTGGAAGCTTGTAGAATTTGCTCTTGAAGCTTCCAGAATCCGGACATGATAGCAGCATCATATTGGGCCGCCGGTAAATTCGGCCTACTAATTtagtcaattaaaaaaaaaagagattaaTATCAACCAACACTATTTAAAAAGTGTCACGTAGAATGAGATGTTTCATTTCGTGAATATCtccttgaaaataaatagcTACTTGTATGTCCATTATTTTCCAGACAATAttgttttttattgttatttcaaTACTTGGATCTTTATTTTGTTAGGACATTTATACTGTTGAAGTAAGATTGTGTATCGAATTGAATCCAGCCAGCATCGTTCCCTAAATTTAttgaaagaatttttttttatcagacGCTTACAATGATGAGTAAACTAGAGGCGTGAGAACAACCTTCTACTTCATGCGAATATATGTTTTGGTTGCATTTTTAGCCCAGACATGCTGAAAAGGTCTTCCAGAAGCTTTGTAAACGTGAAAGAATATTTTACAGAAAATAACGTTGAAGTTACTAGTACAATATGTCAGTGTTCATACATTAATACCTCCGATTTTATAACATTGACATTGTTCGCGTTTGATTACTGGTAGTACCTATTTACACAATCATATTGCATACAAATAATTTACACGTAATTGCtttcaaataaaatgagatAATAAAAAGTAGCACTACATAGCAAAGTATCCCAGAAGGACAGCAAAAATATAGATAGAATACTATTAATAGTTTAAGAAAAACTTCTTAATTTTTGGatatgactattttttatgaactTCATACTCCgtataagattattttttattgacgaaaatactaataaaacaaaatcagcTTTACATCGACTTCCTGTTCTTCTCTCTCCTATCAAATTCCCCAATAAATGGCATCAACATTTAATTTTGAGAACATTATGTCTGAGAATGAGGGTCTTAATAATTTAAgagaaattttctaatttttggatatataactattttttatgaattccATAAAAGATTATTATAAAAGCAAATTCAGCTTTACATCGACTTCTTAAATGGCATCACCATCTAATTTTGAGATCATTATGTCTGAGAATGAGGGAAGATGAATAGAGAAAGAGATACATACTTATTTTTCTCTCCAAAGCAaacattttgattaaaaaaaataatcttaccTGCAAGCTAACCACTTATAACCTCGTAAAGtacaagataaaaaaaaatagagggaacatcattttaggtctaCGAACTTtgacaaagtatcattttaggtccgtaaactttgaaaatct from Salvia splendens isolate huo1 chromosome 4, SspV2, whole genome shotgun sequence encodes the following:
- the LOC121797758 gene encoding heat shock 22 kDa protein, mitochondrial-like translates to MASSLALKRLLSSSRSLRPAASSRRFFNTNAVREYDHDADINRRVFSPFGLADVLSPFPRRSSLSQILNVMDQMMESPVSGGGRRSWDARETEEGLQLRVDMPGLGKEDVKVSVEQNRLIIRGEGKQESEEDESGRRYTSRIDLPEKLYKTDEIKAEMKNGVLKVFVPRIKEDHRNDVFHVNIE